A stretch of the Lineus longissimus chromosome 10, tnLinLong1.2, whole genome shotgun sequence genome encodes the following:
- the LOC135494812 gene encoding uncharacterized protein LOC135494812, translating to MGQLWAKSFGRLMKKKEVRILVLGLDASGKTTMLYRMKLGEVVTTIPTIGFNVETVEYKDISFTVWDVGGRGKIRPLYRHYYPNTDAVIFMIDSNDRERFSEMKDEMEHFLAEDDLRNTTFIAMANKQDLPDAMSPTEVAGLINKDRKGFRKDRIAVFPTSAKTSEGLFECFDWLCDELSGKHIQETAVEPWKDMAKDITEEGKTGLKFVTTTWMKLLSTFQLTSKV from the exons ATGGGACAACTTTGGGCAAAAAGTTTTGGCCGCCTGATGAAGAAAAAAGAGGTCAGGATTTTGGTTCTTG GTCTTGATGCCTCGGGGAAGACGACCATGTTGTACAGGATGAAACTAGGTGAAGTGGTGACAACCATCCCGACCATTGGATTCAATGTCGAGACCGTCGAATACAAGGATATCTCTTTTACAGTCTGGGATGTTGGAGGCAGGGGAAAAATT CGCCCCCTTTATCGCCATTACTACCCAAATACTGACGCTGTGATCTTCATGATCGATAGCAATGACAGGGAGCGCTTCTCCGAAATGAAAGACGAAATGGAACACTTCCTTGCTGAAGATGATCTCAGGAatacgactttcatcgccatggCGAATAAGCAGGATTTACCAGACGCTATGTCGCCAACCGAGGTGGCGGGTCTTATCAACAAGGACAGGAAAGGGTTTAGGAAGGATAGAATTG CCGTTTTCCCAACATCAGCAAAAACTAGTGAAGGTCTGTTCGAATGTTTTGACTGGCTGTGTGATGAATTGAGTGGAAAACACATTCAGGAGACGGCAGTCGAACCATGGAAAGATATGGCCAAGGACATCACAGAGGAGGGGAAAACTGGGCTAAAATTTGTCACAACCACTTGGATGAAACTGTTGTCTACTTTTCAATTAACTTCTAAGGTGTGA